In Capsicum annuum cultivar UCD-10X-F1 chromosome 11, UCD10Xv1.1, whole genome shotgun sequence, one genomic interval encodes:
- the LOC107846845 gene encoding zinc finger protein ZAT5 → MEVCQNFNDRSCAFRGKRTKRSRPSSPLDTVGTMSITTTSSGGDSDDGGGSEGGGDLCNSTYSPTTSTTQILIRGTSEEDEDMANCLILLAKSGSGQKVQAVTDELKKEKITSRKIAEITTISTTGKADFYVYECKTCNRTFPSFQALGGHRASHKKPKTIVEDKKSATATDSTAASHDDQQHHQESDDQEQGRLNKISHSLSNQTAVINNISKTKIHECSICGSEFSSGQALGGHMRRHRPPTTTATTTATATTKIISTNFETISNVSESSSSHHDEKSTRNILSLDLNLPAPPEDDHKYEQSIVFSAAPLVDCYY, encoded by the coding sequence ATGGAAGTTTGTCAGAACTTCAATGATCGCTCGTGCGCTTTCAGAGGAAAGCGTACTAAGCGATCAAGGCCATCGTCCCCGCTGGACACAGTGGGTACGATGTCAATCACTACCACCAGCTCAGGTGGTGATAGTGATGACGGTGGTGGAAGTGAAGGTGGAGGTGATTTATGCAACTCAACATACTCACCAACCACTTCTACTACTCAAATTTTAATAAGAGGCACATCAGAGGAAGATGAAGATATGGCTAATTGTTTAATTCTATTAGCAAAAAGTGGAAGTGGCCAGAAAGTACAAGCTGTAACTGATGaactgaaaaaggagaaaatcacTAGTAGAAAAATTGCAGAAATAACCACTATTAGTACAACTGGGAAAGCTGATTTTTATGTCTATGAATGCAAAACTTGTAACAGAACTTTTCCTTCATTTCAAGCACTTGGCGGTCACAGAGCAAGTCATAAAAAACCGAAAACCATAGTGGAAGACAAAAAATCTGCCACTGCCACTGATAGTACTGCTGCTTCTCATGACGATCAGCAGCACCACCAAGAGAGTGACGATCAAGAGCAAGgacgtctcaataaaattagtcattctctctcaaaccAAACAGCTGTTATCAACAACATCAGCAAAACCAAAATCCACGAGTGTTCAATCTGTGGATCAGAGTTTTCATCTGGACAAGCTTTAGGTGGTCATATGAGAAGACACAGACCACCAACTACTACTGCAACAACAACTGCAACTGCTACTACAAAAATTATTTCAACAAATTTTGAAACAATCAGTAATGTTTCGGAATCATCATCATCGCATCATGACGAAAAATCTACAAGAAATATATTATCTCTTGATCTTAATTTACCAGCACCACCAGAAGATGATCATAAATATGAACAAAGTATTGTGTTCTCTGCAGCTCCTTTGGTAGATTGCTATTACTAa